The Castanea sativa cultivar Marrone di Chiusa Pesio chromosome 11, ASM4071231v1 genome contains a region encoding:
- the LOC142614773 gene encoding uncharacterized protein LOC142614773 isoform X1: protein MNTVATKVAVVGSGISGSVCASSLARNGVSVTLFESARGPGGRMSQRREVSEDGKELVFDHGAPFFTVSNAEVLGLVREWESRGLVAEWKQNFGSFDCSSNKIFNMEQEGLTKRYVGVPGMNAICRALCQEPGVERKFGVGVGRMEWLESENLWSLTGLDGQNLGHFQGVVASDKNIVSPRFTNVTGRPPPLDLNLVPELAAKLQDIPVIPCFALMLAFAEPLSAIPIKGFTMINSEVLSWAHCDSSKPGRSAASERWVLHSTMEYANSVIAQTGLQKLSEATLKKVAEELFHEFQSTGLSISQPFFKKAHRWGSAFPATSIAKEEKCLWEKNKRLAIAGDFCVSPNIEGAIVSGIAAASKLTEMLSCL from the exons ATGAATACCGTCGCCACTAAGGTTGCCGTAGTTGGAAGTGGAA TTTCAGGATCAGTGTGTGCATCAAGTCTTGCCAGGAATGGCGTTTCTGTCACCTTGTTCGAGTCCGCTAGAGGCCCTGGTGGCCGCATGTCACAAAGAAG AGAGGTTTCTGAAGATGGGAAGGAGCTGGTGTTCGACCATGGTGCTCCATTTTTTACTGTCAGCAATGCTGAGGTGTTGGGTCTAGTTCGTGAGTGGGAATCAAGAGGTCTTGTTGCTGAGTGGAAACAGAATTTTGGATCTTTTGATTGTAGttccaacaaaattttcaacatgGAACAG gAAGGATTAACTAAAAGATATGTGGGTGTGCCAGGCATGAATGCTATATGTAGAGCATTATGCCAAGAGCCTG GAGTGGAAAGGAAGTTTGGGGTGGGTGTTGGAAGGATGGAGTGGTTAGAGAGCGAGAATTTATGGTCTTTGACTGGTTTGGATGGACAAAATCTTGGTCACTTTCAGGGGGTGGTTGCTTCAGACAAAAACATAGTTTCCCCAAGGTTTACAAATGTAACAGGACGACCACCGCCTCTTG ATTTGAATTTGGTTCCTGAGTTGGCAGCAAAGTTGCAAGATATTCCTGTTATCCCATGTTTTGCTCTCATGCTAGCATTTGCAGAGCCTCTTTCTGCA ATACCCATAAAAGGCTTCACAATGATAAATTCTGAAGTTCTAAGCTGGGCTCATTGTGACAGTAGCAAGCCAGGGCGTTCTGCTGCTAG TGAACGGTGGGTATTGCATTCAACAATGGAGTACGCAAATAGTGTAATTGCTCAAACTGGACTTCAAAAGCTCTCAGAAGCAACACTGAAAAAAGTAGCTGAAGAACTTTTCCATGAATTTCAGAGCACTGGACTTAGTATTTCTCAACCCTTCTTCAAGAAAGCTCATAGATG GGGGAGCGCATTTCCTGCTACAAGCATTGCTAAAGAGGAGAAATGCCTTTGGGAGAAGAACAAGAGGCTGGCTATTGCTGGAGATTTCTGTGTT
- the LOC142614773 gene encoding uncharacterized protein LOC142614773 isoform X3 codes for MNTVATKVAVVGSGISGSVCASSLARNGVSVTLFESARGPGGRMSQRREVSEDGKELVFDHGAPFFTVSNAEVLGLVREWESRGLVAEWKQNFGSFDCSSNKIFNMEQEGLTKRYVGVPGMNAICRALCQEPGVERKFGVGVGRMEWLESENLWSLTGLDGQNLGHFQGVVASDKNIVSPRFTNVTGRPPPLDLNLVPELAAKLQDIPVIPCFALMLAFAEPLSAIPIKGFTMINSEVLSWAHCDSSKPGRSAARGSAFPATSIAKEEKCLWEKNKRLAIAGDFCVSPNIEGAIVSGIAAASKLTEMLSCL; via the exons ATGAATACCGTCGCCACTAAGGTTGCCGTAGTTGGAAGTGGAA TTTCAGGATCAGTGTGTGCATCAAGTCTTGCCAGGAATGGCGTTTCTGTCACCTTGTTCGAGTCCGCTAGAGGCCCTGGTGGCCGCATGTCACAAAGAAG AGAGGTTTCTGAAGATGGGAAGGAGCTGGTGTTCGACCATGGTGCTCCATTTTTTACTGTCAGCAATGCTGAGGTGTTGGGTCTAGTTCGTGAGTGGGAATCAAGAGGTCTTGTTGCTGAGTGGAAACAGAATTTTGGATCTTTTGATTGTAGttccaacaaaattttcaacatgGAACAG gAAGGATTAACTAAAAGATATGTGGGTGTGCCAGGCATGAATGCTATATGTAGAGCATTATGCCAAGAGCCTG GAGTGGAAAGGAAGTTTGGGGTGGGTGTTGGAAGGATGGAGTGGTTAGAGAGCGAGAATTTATGGTCTTTGACTGGTTTGGATGGACAAAATCTTGGTCACTTTCAGGGGGTGGTTGCTTCAGACAAAAACATAGTTTCCCCAAGGTTTACAAATGTAACAGGACGACCACCGCCTCTTG ATTTGAATTTGGTTCCTGAGTTGGCAGCAAAGTTGCAAGATATTCCTGTTATCCCATGTTTTGCTCTCATGCTAGCATTTGCAGAGCCTCTTTCTGCA ATACCCATAAAAGGCTTCACAATGATAAATTCTGAAGTTCTAAGCTGGGCTCATTGTGACAGTAGCAAGCCAGGGCGTTCTGCTGCTAG GGGGAGCGCATTTCCTGCTACAAGCATTGCTAAAGAGGAGAAATGCCTTTGGGAGAAGAACAAGAGGCTGGCTATTGCTGGAGATTTCTGTGTT
- the LOC142614773 gene encoding uncharacterized protein LOC142614773 isoform X2 — translation MNTVATKVAVVGSGISGSVCASSLARNGVSVTLFESARGPGGRMSQRSNAEVLGLVREWESRGLVAEWKQNFGSFDCSSNKIFNMEQEGLTKRYVGVPGMNAICRALCQEPGVERKFGVGVGRMEWLESENLWSLTGLDGQNLGHFQGVVASDKNIVSPRFTNVTGRPPPLDLNLVPELAAKLQDIPVIPCFALMLAFAEPLSAIPIKGFTMINSEVLSWAHCDSSKPGRSAASERWVLHSTMEYANSVIAQTGLQKLSEATLKKVAEELFHEFQSTGLSISQPFFKKAHRWGSAFPATSIAKEEKCLWEKNKRLAIAGDFCVSPNIEGAIVSGIAAASKLTEMLSCL, via the exons ATGAATACCGTCGCCACTAAGGTTGCCGTAGTTGGAAGTGGAA TTTCAGGATCAGTGTGTGCATCAAGTCTTGCCAGGAATGGCGTTTCTGTCACCTTGTTCGAGTCCGCTAGAGGCCCTGGTGGCCGCATGTCACAAAGAAG CAATGCTGAGGTGTTGGGTCTAGTTCGTGAGTGGGAATCAAGAGGTCTTGTTGCTGAGTGGAAACAGAATTTTGGATCTTTTGATTGTAGttccaacaaaattttcaacatgGAACAG gAAGGATTAACTAAAAGATATGTGGGTGTGCCAGGCATGAATGCTATATGTAGAGCATTATGCCAAGAGCCTG GAGTGGAAAGGAAGTTTGGGGTGGGTGTTGGAAGGATGGAGTGGTTAGAGAGCGAGAATTTATGGTCTTTGACTGGTTTGGATGGACAAAATCTTGGTCACTTTCAGGGGGTGGTTGCTTCAGACAAAAACATAGTTTCCCCAAGGTTTACAAATGTAACAGGACGACCACCGCCTCTTG ATTTGAATTTGGTTCCTGAGTTGGCAGCAAAGTTGCAAGATATTCCTGTTATCCCATGTTTTGCTCTCATGCTAGCATTTGCAGAGCCTCTTTCTGCA ATACCCATAAAAGGCTTCACAATGATAAATTCTGAAGTTCTAAGCTGGGCTCATTGTGACAGTAGCAAGCCAGGGCGTTCTGCTGCTAG TGAACGGTGGGTATTGCATTCAACAATGGAGTACGCAAATAGTGTAATTGCTCAAACTGGACTTCAAAAGCTCTCAGAAGCAACACTGAAAAAAGTAGCTGAAGAACTTTTCCATGAATTTCAGAGCACTGGACTTAGTATTTCTCAACCCTTCTTCAAGAAAGCTCATAGATG GGGGAGCGCATTTCCTGCTACAAGCATTGCTAAAGAGGAGAAATGCCTTTGGGAGAAGAACAAGAGGCTGGCTATTGCTGGAGATTTCTGTGTT